In Solobacterium moorei, a single genomic region encodes these proteins:
- a CDS encoding helix-turn-helix domain-containing protein, which translates to MTKTATIQDSWTSETNPISFCSFDYEAIEKPTKALMHQAARFMYFNKGVGKIKVDGVEYDIKPHTLCAITPWKITDIIDVRDTLHLNLVVYDYQFINTMLKVTPGLEEESVDLLNFLAVEPIVYLNDEQTKYVDGIMSHLQEELGVDSALVRQPNKPLSFLYSLVKIIELMVAYRRYFKASEEVVNEENASVMQNSILSYIYSHSSERLTLEKVAEIFFISESTLSKKLTDLTGTTFTKLLNNIRIEKTSDYLIYTDMTLEEIAILLGFADASHLSKHFVEKVGITPNKYRKIYSKVKSGYNRADKNVAFEVTNYLYKHYDTEKLLASTMAEKYGVSVSELNRSLLYYSEKNFETLLNFIRINKASELLISTTYSVLDIAVAVGYNNIKTFNLNFYKFKAMTPTEFRTGITLQKVDRSESGFAG; encoded by the coding sequence ATGACAAAGACAGCAACTATCCAAGATAGCTGGACGTCGGAAACTAATCCTATTTCTTTTTGCTCGTTTGACTATGAAGCAATTGAGAAGCCAACCAAAGCTTTAATGCATCAGGCTGCCCGTTTTATGTACTTTAATAAAGGCGTCGGTAAGATTAAAGTAGATGGCGTGGAGTATGATATAAAACCACATACACTATGCGCAATTACACCTTGGAAGATTACAGATATCATTGATGTAAGAGATACCTTACACCTTAATCTAGTAGTTTATGATTATCAATTTATTAACACAATGCTCAAGGTAACACCAGGCTTGGAAGAAGAAAGTGTTGACCTTTTGAATTTCCTTGCAGTTGAACCGATTGTATATTTAAACGATGAACAAACAAAGTACGTAGATGGAATCATGTCACACCTACAAGAGGAACTTGGCGTTGATTCCGCATTGGTCAGGCAACCCAATAAGCCGTTGTCTTTCTTATATTCACTTGTTAAAATTATTGAATTAATGGTGGCGTATCGTCGCTATTTTAAGGCTAGTGAAGAAGTAGTGAATGAAGAAAATGCATCCGTCATGCAGAATTCGATATTGAGTTATATTTATTCCCATTCTTCAGAGCGTTTAACGCTTGAAAAGGTTGCAGAAATATTTTTTATATCAGAATCAACATTATCAAAGAAGTTAACTGATTTAACAGGTACTACATTTACAAAATTATTAAATAATATCCGTATTGAAAAAACATCAGACTATTTAATTTATACGGATATGACACTAGAAGAAATTGCCATTTTACTCGGTTTTGCGGATGCTTCACATCTATCAAAACACTTTGTGGAGAAGGTAGGTATTACCCCAAACAAATATCGTAAGATCTACAGTAAGGTAAAATCTGGATATAATCGTGCAGATAAGAACGTTGCATTTGAAGTAACGAACTATCTCTATAAGCACTATGATACAGAGAAGTTACTTGCTAGTACTATGGCTGAGAAATATGGTGTAAGTGTTTCGGAATTAAACCGATCATTACTCTATTATTCCGAGAAGAACTTTGAAACATTATTAAATTTTATTCGTATTAACAAAGCTAGTGAATTATTGATTTCTACAACATATTCTGTCTTAGATATTGCGGTAGCTGTAGGTTATAACAATATCAAGACATTCAATCTTAACTTTTACAAATTTAAAGCAATGACACCAACAGAATTCCGTACAGGCATTACTTTACAAAAAGTAGATCGTTCTGAAAGTGGTTTTGCTGGATAA
- a CDS encoding putative manganese-dependent inorganic diphosphatase produces the protein MKPFYVTGHMNPDCDAIVSAIAYAHLKQQLGQDAIACALGKAKSETQYLLQKFGFEHPKLIHTAKCMLSEIEKDDPLLAGPDLTMKEALDLILSRKNKGIFIVDEKERLLGLLSVSDLTKLWAESGKSLKDLISTATLTNIARVLKGKYYCESKQYHPSGIVQIMPSMSDKPEVYKNSIVIVRNNPDIQRFVIEADAALVVVSGEDWIDEVTLSYAKAKGVSMLHTDYSVIECSRLIYQTPSVKSVMTTDVMTFQETEYVDEVSDHIAKTRYRTYPVLDKDGRVVGAISRYHLFHYEKKKFILVDHNEAMQSVRDLEFGEVVEIVDHHRMGGIETVTPINIVARTVGSTAAIITGLYKSSHIKLPKNLAGILLGAAINDTMCLQSPTTTTFDHEMVKYLEEVSGTKAIDLYQEMLDASDSVTNKTDVELLYNDFKEFRINGTRIAIAQVQCKKDDYFAIKVHFHAFMKETAEVQHYDLVLTLFTDPMGSGSYFLVAGKKSNIIAEAFGDILNKEHFGKGIVSRKKQVLPIIIDTLK, from the coding sequence ATGAAACCATTCTATGTGACAGGGCATATGAATCCAGATTGCGATGCAATCGTATCCGCAATCGCGTATGCCCATCTGAAACAACAACTAGGGCAAGATGCTATTGCATGTGCTTTAGGCAAGGCAAAGAGTGAAACACAGTATTTATTACAGAAGTTTGGTTTTGAACATCCTAAGCTAATCCATACAGCTAAATGCATGTTATCGGAAATAGAAAAGGATGATCCATTACTTGCAGGCCCAGATTTAACAATGAAAGAAGCATTAGACCTTATTTTATCTCGTAAAAATAAAGGTATTTTCATCGTTGATGAAAAAGAAAGACTTTTAGGATTGTTATCTGTTTCTGACTTAACAAAGCTTTGGGCAGAAAGTGGTAAGTCTTTGAAAGACTTAATCAGTACTGCTACATTAACCAATATCGCAAGAGTACTAAAAGGCAAGTATTATTGCGAATCAAAACAGTATCATCCAAGTGGTATTGTACAGATTATGCCTTCCATGTCTGATAAGCCAGAAGTATATAAGAATTCTATTGTAATTGTACGCAATAATCCGGATATTCAACGCTTTGTAATTGAGGCAGATGCAGCACTTGTGGTTGTTTCTGGTGAAGATTGGATAGATGAAGTTACTTTATCCTATGCAAAAGCAAAGGGTGTATCCATGCTGCATACGGATTACTCCGTTATTGAATGCTCACGTTTGATTTATCAAACACCATCTGTTAAATCTGTTATGACAACAGATGTTATGACATTCCAAGAAACAGAGTATGTTGACGAAGTAAGTGATCATATTGCGAAGACACGTTATCGTACCTATCCTGTTTTGGATAAGGATGGTAGGGTTGTAGGAGCTATCTCGCGTTATCACTTATTCCACTATGAAAAGAAGAAATTTATCCTGGTTGATCACAATGAAGCGATGCAATCTGTACGTGATTTAGAGTTTGGCGAAGTGGTTGAAATTGTTGATCACCATCGTATGGGTGGCATTGAGACGGTGACGCCTATCAATATCGTTGCACGTACTGTAGGAAGTACAGCCGCAATCATTACTGGTTTATATAAATCATCACATATCAAATTACCAAAGAATCTTGCAGGTATTCTTCTTGGTGCTGCTATTAACGATACGATGTGCTTGCAGTCACCAACAACCACAACTTTTGATCATGAGATGGTGAAGTACTTGGAAGAAGTATCTGGGACAAAGGCAATTGACCTATATCAAGAGATGCTGGATGCTTCAGATTCAGTCACAAATAAGACGGATGTAGAGTTGCTCTATAATGACTTTAAAGAGTTTAGAATCAATGGAACAAGAATTGCGATTGCACAAGTACAGTGCAAGAAGGATGATTACTTTGCAATTAAAGTTCACTTCCATGCATTCATGAAAGAAACTGCAGAAGTACAGCATTATGATTTAGTATTAACATTGTTTACTGATCCTATGGGATCAGGATCCTACTTCTTGGTAGCGGGAAAGAAGTCTAATATTATTGCGGAAGCCTTTGGCGATATCCTCAACAAAGAACATTTTGGAAAGGGTATTGTATCTCGTAAGAAACAAGTATTACCAATTATTATTGATACCTTGAAATGA
- a CDS encoding B3/4 domain-containing protein produces MKKFIVDGGFWEIFPEACIAVLAVKNVQESIHLDDEKAAEIKALLDSANEGAKKYLTSEVISENAVVKTWREAYSKFPTKKGARCSIEALLKRVLHGTPVGTIAPTVDITNAISLKYAFPIGAENMETFKGDLHLGIMKGGEDFWPIGSDKPEPPLAGEIAYYDEEGVICRCWNWRDGKRTEVTDDTTVEFIAMECVEPNRVGELQEAVDELANLLTHYVGAEVINKQIININTKETMIQE; encoded by the coding sequence ATGAAAAAATTTATTGTGGATGGAGGTTTTTGGGAGATATTCCCAGAAGCTTGTATTGCGGTTTTAGCTGTAAAGAATGTTCAGGAGTCTATTCATTTGGATGATGAAAAGGCAGCTGAAATCAAAGCACTATTAGATAGTGCAAATGAAGGTGCTAAGAAGTACTTAACGAGTGAAGTGATTTCTGAAAACGCAGTTGTAAAGACATGGCGTGAGGCATATTCAAAATTTCCTACAAAGAAGGGTGCACGTTGTTCAATCGAAGCTTTACTAAAGCGTGTACTGCATGGTACACCAGTCGGAACTATCGCACCAACTGTTGATATTACAAATGCAATCTCACTAAAGTATGCATTCCCAATTGGTGCTGAAAATATGGAGACCTTCAAGGGAGATTTACACTTAGGTATTATGAAGGGTGGAGAAGATTTCTGGCCAATTGGTTCAGATAAACCAGAACCACCATTAGCAGGTGAAATTGCATACTACGATGAGGAAGGTGTTATCTGTCGTTGTTGGAACTGGCGTGATGGAAAGCGTACAGAAGTAACAGATGATACAACGGTTGAATTCATCGCAATGGAATGTGTTGAACCAAACCGCGTAGGTGAATTACAAGAAGCAGTCGATGAACTAGCAAATCTTTTAACACATTATGTTGGTGCTGAAGTAATCAATAAACAGATTATCAATATCAACACAAAAGAAACAATGATCCAAGAATAA